A single genomic interval of Syntrophorhabdaceae bacterium harbors:
- a CDS encoding methyltransferase domain-containing protein, producing MRMKLPGIFKRRKRREDDDPRIRVTKDISPSDFVLVNDQSYVYREKVLPEASTVEFWENSGLVNFLINNPFLKNEILDVGCGSGEIDIILARRGCTVTGIDISSYAVNMAQALAEKYPDCHDRVRFVVGDMESISFERRFSSAIISHTFEHVINPDKVMENVIRFLEPGSYILVAVPNKKAWRDRTHLRYYTERSMRKFLSRYSDTFSTEVDNHEKMIFASAKIRS from the coding sequence ATGAGGATGAAGCTGCCCGGCATCTTTAAACGGAGAAAGAGACGCGAAGACGATGACCCGAGGATACGCGTAACAAAAGACATATCGCCCTCTGATTTTGTCCTTGTCAACGATCAGTCATATGTATACAGAGAAAAGGTTCTGCCCGAGGCCTCAACCGTTGAGTTCTGGGAAAACAGCGGCTTAGTCAATTTTCTGATAAATAATCCTTTTCTAAAGAATGAGATACTCGATGTCGGATGCGGGAGTGGTGAAATAGATATTATACTCGCCAGGAGAGGGTGCACAGTCACCGGCATAGATATTTCATCTTACGCGGTCAACATGGCGCAGGCCCTTGCTGAAAAATATCCCGACTGTCACGACAGGGTCCGGTTCGTCGTCGGCGATATGGAGTCAATCTCCTTCGAGAGAAGGTTTTCATCGGCGATCATCTCCCATACCTTCGAACACGTAATCAATCCCGATAAGGTAATGGAAAACGTTATCAGGTTTCTGGAACCGGGATCGTATATCCTTGTCGCCGTGCCGAATAAGAAGGCATGGCGGGACAGGACCCATCTCAGGTATTACACCGAACGGAGCATGAGAAAGTTCCTATCCCGTTACTCGGATACGTTCAGCACAGAGGTAGACAACCACGAAAAAATGATCTTCGCGTCGGCGAAGATAAGAAGCTGA
- the idi gene encoding isopentenyl-diphosphate Delta-isomerase, producing the protein MDELIIVDEDDKEIGYGEKDECHLIPAKLHRAFSIFIFNSKGEMLIHKRSDSKKTWPGYWTNACCSHPRKGENLEDATARRLQEELGFTCPIECLFSFYYKADYDSTYGEHEIDHVFIGTYDGDIKPDRNEVEMHTFITIDALLDDIKRSPHTYTPWFKQALPAVLEYINGKDGSL; encoded by the coding sequence ATGGACGAGTTGATCATTGTCGATGAAGACGATAAAGAGATAGGCTACGGAGAAAAGGATGAATGCCACCTCATCCCGGCAAAGCTGCACCGGGCCTTCTCCATATTTATCTTCAATTCGAAGGGCGAGATGCTTATACACAAGAGGTCGGACTCCAAAAAGACCTGGCCGGGTTACTGGACAAATGCCTGCTGTTCACATCCAAGAAAAGGGGAAAATCTCGAAGATGCAACCGCAAGACGGCTACAGGAAGAACTGGGCTTTACATGCCCCATTGAATGCCTGTTTTCTTTTTATTACAAGGCAGATTATGATTCCACGTATGGCGAGCATGAGATCGACCATGTATTCATAGGGACATACGACGGCGATATAAAGCCGGATAGAAATGAGGTCGAAATGCACACATTTATAACGATCGATGCGCTGCTCGATGATATAAAAAGATCGCCGCACACATATACTCCATGGTTCAAGCAGGCCCTCCCGGCAGTCCTCGAATATATCAACGGGAAAGACGGTTCGCTGTGA